From the Manis pentadactyla isolate mManPen7 chromosome 7, mManPen7.hap1, whole genome shotgun sequence genome, one window contains:
- the PRSS2 gene encoding trypsin-2: MHPLLILTFVGAAVAFPTDDDDKIVGGYTCSENSIPYQVSLNSGYHFCGGSLINDEWVVSAAHCYKSRIQVRLGEHNIDVLEGGEQFIDSAKVIRHSKFSSWTLDNDIMLIKLSSPAVISSRVSTIALPTACAPAGTHCLISGWGNTLSSGTNYPELLQCLDAPLLSQAQCEASYPGQITDNMVCAGFLEGGKDSCQGDSGGPVVCNGQLQGIVSWGYGCAQKNKPGVYTKVCNFVDWITETIAANS, encoded by the exons ATGCATCCACTGCTGATCCTCACCTTCGTGGGAGCTGCTG TCGCTTTCCCCACTGATGACGATGACAAGATCGTCGGGGGCTACACCTGTTCGGAGAATTCCATCCCCTACCAGGTGTCCCTCAACTCTGGCTACCACTTCTGCGGAGGCTCCCTCATCAATGACGAGTGGGTGGTGTCTGCTGCTCACTGTTACAAGTC CCGAATCCAGGTGAGACTGGGAGAGCACAACATTGATGTCCTGGAGGGAGGTGAGCAGTTCATCGACTCGGCCAAGGTCATCCGCCACAGCAAATTCAGCAGCTGGACCCTGGACAATGACATCATGCTCATCAAGCTCTCCTCGCCCGCGGTCATCAGCAGCCGGGTGTCCACCATAGCTCTGCCCACCGCCTGCGCGCCCGCCGGCACCCACTGCCTCATCTCTGGCTGGGGCAACACCCTGAGCTCTGGCA CCAACTACCCCGAGCTGCTGCAGTGCCTGGACGCTCCGCTCCTGAGTCAGGCCCAGTGCGAGGCCTCCTACCCTGGGCAGATCACCGACAACATGGTCTGTGCTGGCTTCCTCGAGGGAGGCAAGGATTCCTGCCAG GGTGACTCTGGCGGCCCTGTGGTCTGCAATGGACAGCTCCAAGGAATTGTCTCCTGGGGCTATGGCTGTGCCCAGAAGAACAAGCCTGGGGTTTACACCAAGGTGTGCAACTTTGTGGACTGGATTACGGAGACGATAGCTGCCAATAGCTAA